The following coding sequences lie in one Mesorhizobium sp. DCY119 genomic window:
- a CDS encoding GntR family transcriptional regulator, with the protein MTSIAADQQPLYQRIANDFAAQIASGALKVGERLPSERQMAEELGYSRMTARQALKVLERRGLVETRMGRGAFVAHPQIEQQLSTLSGFTEDMQRGGRVASSIVLDAGVGAADLEAANALGIAEHAPVHRLVRVRLADAEPVGLERTEIPAALAPKLLDRADFTTDSLYRVLREDYGIYPSEAEQRLWSAHPDASSAAALGIPMQSSVLILTRRTLDATRRPIEYVRSVYRGDCFVMRVNLTLGKDA; encoded by the coding sequence ATGACGTCTATAGCCGCCGACCAGCAACCGCTCTACCAGCGCATCGCGAATGACTTCGCGGCGCAGATCGCATCCGGCGCGCTGAAGGTGGGCGAGCGCCTGCCCTCAGAGCGGCAGATGGCCGAGGAGCTTGGCTACAGCCGCATGACGGCGCGGCAGGCGCTGAAGGTTCTGGAGCGGCGCGGGCTGGTCGAGACCCGCATGGGGCGCGGCGCATTCGTTGCCCATCCGCAGATCGAACAGCAGCTTTCGACGCTCAGCGGCTTCACCGAAGACATGCAGCGCGGCGGCCGTGTCGCCTCCTCCATCGTTCTGGACGCCGGCGTGGGTGCCGCCGACCTCGAAGCGGCAAACGCCCTTGGCATTGCCGAGCATGCGCCGGTGCACCGGCTGGTGCGCGTGCGCTTGGCCGACGCCGAGCCGGTCGGGCTCGAGCGCACCGAAATTCCGGCAGCCCTTGCGCCCAAACTGCTCGACCGCGCCGACTTCACCACCGACTCGCTCTACCGCGTGCTGCGCGAGGACTACGGCATCTATCCGAGCGAGGCCGAGCAAAGGCTGTGGTCGGCGCATCCCGATGCCTCGAGTGCGGCCGCTCTCGGCATCCCGATGCAGAGTTCGGTTCTCATCCTCACTCGCCGCACGCTCGACGCAACGCGACGCCCGATCGAATATGTCCGCTCGGTCTATCGCGGCGACTGTTTCGTGATGCGGGTCAACCTGACACTCGGAAAAGACGCATGA
- a CDS encoding FGGY-family carbohydrate kinase, translating into MSRYFLGIDAGSSVTKAAVFDEAGRQLGAGAHRIRLQRPHPSWSEIDPASAWEAATAAVKAALKDAGVTGADIAAVGLSAAMVGAWLVDEAGNALRPGIIWEDSRAQDWMERRAEEVPDFYQRIFQSDGCVVQQGCTLPLMAWLKENEPKVLDRAAHAFSYKDFLRLKLTGKVAADRTEAAVAPGSARDRDRSAEMLELFQVSDLANKLPPVADSETVGGFVTAEAAAATGLAEGTPVAIGAGDVPATVTGASALEAGMAMAVLGTTCMVGVVSDHPVFTPPDLGLLFTLPGETWYRAMVNVAGTLNLDWAVETLLPELAKEPDLYARMEAMIVPIPIGSEGVVYLPYLSESGIIAPVVNREARAGFHGLSPRHGRPHMIRAVYEGVALALRDLFQDLEGTGHEILLTGGGARSPMWTQMIADCLGTTVLVPAGTEFGARGAALLAATAIGRFSSIREASVSTREIQRRHEPDASVKPAWDSAFIAYRARRDAALGK; encoded by the coding sequence ATGAGCCGCTATTTTCTCGGCATAGATGCCGGCTCGTCCGTTACCAAGGCCGCCGTGTTCGATGAGGCCGGCAGGCAGCTTGGCGCCGGCGCGCACCGCATTCGCCTGCAACGACCGCATCCAAGCTGGTCGGAGATCGATCCGGCTTCGGCGTGGGAGGCGGCAACCGCGGCGGTCAAGGCAGCACTGAAGGACGCGGGCGTCACCGGCGCGGATATCGCAGCTGTTGGCCTGTCGGCGGCGATGGTCGGCGCATGGCTGGTGGACGAAGCCGGCAACGCGCTGCGCCCGGGCATCATCTGGGAGGACAGCCGCGCGCAGGATTGGATGGAACGGCGCGCGGAGGAAGTCCCGGACTTTTATCAGCGCATCTTCCAGTCGGACGGCTGTGTGGTGCAGCAGGGTTGCACCCTGCCGCTGATGGCATGGCTGAAGGAGAATGAGCCGAAGGTGCTGGACCGCGCGGCGCATGCCTTCAGCTACAAGGACTTTCTGCGGCTGAAGCTGACCGGAAAGGTTGCCGCCGACCGCACCGAGGCGGCGGTCGCCCCCGGCAGCGCGCGCGACCGCGACCGCAGCGCCGAGATGCTCGAGCTATTCCAGGTTTCAGACCTCGCGAACAAACTGCCCCCGGTGGCCGATTCCGAAACTGTCGGCGGCTTCGTCACCGCTGAAGCGGCCGCGGCAACGGGTTTGGCAGAGGGTACACCGGTGGCCATCGGCGCGGGCGATGTGCCGGCGACCGTGACAGGCGCCAGCGCGCTGGAGGCCGGCATGGCGATGGCCGTGCTCGGCACGACCTGCATGGTCGGCGTCGTTTCGGACCATCCCGTCTTCACCCCGCCTGATCTCGGCCTGCTGTTCACGCTGCCGGGCGAGACCTGGTACCGCGCCATGGTCAATGTCGCCGGCACGCTCAATCTCGATTGGGCGGTGGAAACGCTGCTGCCCGAGCTGGCGAAGGAGCCGGACCTTTATGCCCGCATGGAGGCGATGATCGTCCCCATTCCGATCGGCAGCGAAGGCGTAGTCTATCTCCCCTATCTCAGCGAAAGCGGCATCATCGCTCCGGTGGTGAACCGCGAGGCGCGGGCCGGCTTCCACGGCCTTTCGCCCCGGCATGGTCGCCCGCATATGATCCGCGCGGTCTATGAAGGCGTGGCGCTGGCGCTGCGCGACCTGTTCCAGGATCTGGAGGGTACCGGCCACGAAATCCTGCTGACCGGCGGCGGCGCGCGCAGCCCGATGTGGACGCAGATGATCGCCGATTGCCTCGGCACGACCGTGCTGGTGCCGGCCGGCACAGAGTTCGGCGCGCGGGGTGCGGCCCTGCTTGCCGCCACCGCCATCGGGCGCTTTTCATCGATCCGCGAGGCCTCGGTCTCGACGCGTGAAATCCAGCGCCGGCATGAACCCGACGCTTCCGTCAAACCTGCATGGGACAGCGCTTTCATCGCCTATCGCGCCCGTCGCGACGCAGCATTGGGGAAATAG
- a CDS encoding SIS domain-containing protein, with protein sequence MTNTPHAAAYLADLTARTGRLIEENAGSIAAAADAVERTAKADGLVYIFGTGHSHTMAEEAHYRAGGLALTVPILSSTTMVHEGAVAGTVFERMSGIIAPIFERYPMGPNDVLIVVSNSGVNTATVEAAQLGKAKGATVIAITSEIYSKQAANGRTRLADVADIVLDNGAPPGDATMSVPGSELRVGPISTSIGAALMNAVFVEAAVRLQSSGINAPIYLSANMPGAKEANEALIVRYRPRNPHL encoded by the coding sequence ATGACCAACACCCCGCACGCCGCCGCCTATCTTGCCGACCTGACCGCGCGCACCGGACGGCTGATCGAGGAGAATGCCGGTTCGATCGCGGCTGCGGCAGATGCGGTCGAGCGCACCGCCAAGGCCGACGGGCTGGTCTATATCTTCGGCACCGGCCACAGCCACACCATGGCCGAGGAGGCGCATTACCGCGCCGGCGGGCTGGCGCTGACCGTGCCGATCCTGTCGTCCACGACGATGGTGCATGAGGGTGCTGTTGCCGGTACCGTCTTCGAGCGCATGTCCGGCATCATCGCGCCGATCTTCGAGCGCTATCCCATGGGTCCGAACGACGTTTTGATCGTCGTCTCCAACAGCGGCGTCAACACAGCGACAGTGGAAGCCGCCCAGCTCGGCAAGGCGAAGGGCGCGACGGTTATTGCCATCACCTCCGAAATCTATTCGAAGCAGGCCGCCAATGGCCGCACCCGGCTTGCCGACGTCGCCGACATCGTGCTCGACAATGGAGCACCTCCCGGCGACGCAACCATGAGCGTGCCGGGCAGCGAATTGCGTGTCGGGCCGATCTCGACCTCGATCGGGGCGGCGCTGATGAACGCGGTGTTCGTGGAGGCCGCCGTGCGGCTGCAATCCAGCGGCATCAACGCGCCGATCTATCTCAGCGCCAACATGCCGGGCGCCAAGGAGGCCAACGAGGCGCTGATCGTCCGCTACAGGCCGCGCAATCCACATCTTTGA